A stretch of Tripterygium wilfordii isolate XIE 37 chromosome 11, ASM1340144v1, whole genome shotgun sequence DNA encodes these proteins:
- the LOC120009969 gene encoding vesicle-associated protein 1-2-like: protein MSAQLLEIQPCELKFIFELKKQSSCLVRLTNNSYQTVAFKVKTTSPKKYSVRPNVGIVMPKSTCDFTVTMQAQKVAPPDIVCKDKFLIQSTVVPDKTTEEDITASLFAKGDGNYIEESKLRVVLVNPPHSPVLSTINGTLKQGSVYEAFTLKDHILSGVENLTELHHVRQVIGDVETKVVQTEKLNPAMDTELKPEKDTEKKEVANDAGLKLNKDVSVTNIKDLKPAVDSDFTGKKDVISDTELKTLKDMDFRPTIDAEFRTATYTEFKTAKIVEELNLAEDIEEMKLKLSKLESKLNEAEATISKLTDERRLSIQNRKVLEEELEILRRGTSLRKVQVGFPLLFVCMVALINLVVGYLLHC from the exons AATTTATAT TTGAACTCAAGAAGCAAAGTTCATGCTTGGTTCGACTAACTAATAATTCCTATCAAACAGTTGCTTTCAAG GTCAAAACTACATCTCCCAAGAAATATAGTGTTCGACCAAATGTCGGAATTGTCATGCCAAAGTCGACTTGTGATTTTACTG TCACAATGCAAGCTCAAAAGGTTGCTCCACCTGATATAGTCTGCAAAGACAAGTTCTTGATCCAAAGCACAGTCGTACCTGACAAGACAACTGAGGAAGATATTACAGCTAGCTTG TTTGCCAAAGGTGATGGCAATTATATTGAAGAGTCCAAGCTGAGGGTGGTCCTAGTTAACCCACCTCATTCACCCGTACTGTCAACAATCAATGGAACATTGAAGCAGGGTTCAGTTTATGAAGCTTTTACATTAAAAGATCATATTCTTAGCGGAGTTGAAAATCTTACTGAACTGCATCATGTTAGACAG GTCATTGGGGATGTAGAGACCAAAGTAGTACAAACTGAGAAGTTGAATCCAGCCATGGATACAGAGTTGAAGCCTGAAAAGGATACTGAGAAGAAGGAGGTAGCAAATGATGCAGGTTTGAAGCTTAACAAGGATGTGAGTGTGACTAACATCAAAGATTTAAAGCCAGCAGTTGATTCTGATTTCACTGGAAAGAAAGATGTAATAAGTGATACAGAGTTGAAGACACTGAAGGATATGGATTTTAGACCAACAATAGATGCAGAGTTTAGAACGGCTACATATACGGAGTTCAAAACTGCAAAGATTGTAGAGGAGCTTAACTTGGCTGAAGATATTGAAGAGATGAAGTTGAAACTAAGCAAGCTTGAGTCAAAACTAAATGAG GCAGAAGCTACAATCTCAAAGTTAACAGATGAGAGGAGACTAAGCATTCAAAACAGAAAAGTATTAGAAGAGGAACTA GAGATCTTAAGGAGAGGGACAAGCTTAAGGAAAGTTCAGGTGGGATTTCcgcttttgtttgtttgtatggTGGCACTCATCAACTTAGTGGTTGGATACCTTCTACATTGTTGA